GACGAAAGTATCGCCGTCGCGCGCCGGTTCGACACCGCACTCAAGGCCGATTTCCCGCAAGTGACGTCAACGCTGGCGACGATTGGACGCGCGGAAAAAGGCGAGACCGCCGATGTCAATTACATGGAGGTGCTGGTCGATGTTAAACCGGTCAGCGACTGGCCAAAGCGGATGAGCATGTCGGAACTCAGCCAGGCAATGCAGGCGTCGGTCGAGAAGGCGATTCCCACGGTCGTGTTGGCCGCCACCCAACCGATCCAGATGCGCGTCGAGGAAATCATCTCGGGCGTTCGGGCAACGCTCGCGCTGAAGATCTATGGCGAGGATCTGGGAACGCTCGATACCTTGGCGGAACAGATGCAAGCAGTCCTGGACAAGGTCCCGGGAGCTGCCGATCTGGCGCTGGAAGCCAACAAAGGCAAACCCCAGATGGTGATCAAGGTGAATCGTGATGAGGCGGCGCGCTATGGCATTAACGCTGATGAAATTCTCGAGGTAGTTCAGGCCGGGATTGGCGGAAAGGCGGTGTCGACCGTTATCGATGGCGTCAAGCGATTCGACCTTCAGGTTCGTCTCGACGCGGCTTTCCGCAATAGCCCGCAGGCGATCGCCGATATTCCGATCCGCACGCAATCGGGGGCGCTTGTGCCTTTGTCTCGTGTCGCAACCGTCGATCTGGATGAGGGCTATTCCTTCGTTCGTCGCGAGCAGTTGCAGCGTTATGCCGTCATCCAGATGGATGTCAAAGGCCGCGACGTGGATAGCTTCGTCAAGGAAGCCGATGCACGACTTCGAGAGCACGTAAAGTTGCCTGCCGGCTATTGGACCGAGTGGGGCGGCGCCTTTGAGAACCAGCAGCGCGCCATGACTCGGTTGGCCGTCATCGTGCCGCTGACCATTGGGCTGATCTTCCTGCTGCTCTACACCGCTTTTAACTCGCTGGTGCATGCCACGCTGATTATCGCCAATGTGCCATTCGCCATCATCGGCGGGGTATTCGGATTAGCGATTACCGGGCAGTACGTGTCGGTGCCCTCGGCGATCGGATTTATCGCGGTGTTCGGTGTTGCCATGCTCAATGGCATCGTCCTCGTGTCGTTCCTCAACGATCTGAGACAGCAGGGCATGTCAATCCGCGAAGCCGTACAGAAAGGCGCCGCGTTGCGCTTGCGCCCAGTCCTGATGACCGCGTCAGTCGCCATTCTCGGACTCGTGCCGATGCTTTTATCGCAGGGAGTCGGTGCGGAAACGCAACGGCCGCTGGCGACGGTCGTGGTTGGTGGCTTGTTCAGTTCCACAGCATTGACCTTGTTGCTGTTGCCGCTGATGTACGAGTGGATCGAAACACGCAACAGCCGACACAAGAACTCTGTTTAACCCATTCAGGCCGTCGGCGGCGAATGCCGGCGGCCAACAGGACACAAGGAGATACGCCATGAAAGAAATCAAGGCTGTCGTTAAGCCGACCAGGATTGCAGCGGTGCTGCAAGTATTGAAAAGCGTTGCAGAACGCTCTTCGTCAAAAGGGGCATGCCAACACATTGCGGTCAGCCAGGTGGTACATCCGCTGACGCCCCGTGATCACGGCCAGCCGCAATATTCCATGGAACTGGCGGAGCCAGTCCTCGCGTACTACCGCGTCGAATTTGTTTGCACTGACGACACGGTGATGCCGGTCGTCGCTTCCATAAAGAAGGCGGCGTACACCGGTCAACCCGATGCCGGTTGGATTGTCGTCACCGAAACGCATGCGATCGAACACATTTCCTAACCACCAGTGCTTTTGTGCCAAGTGCTTGCTGTCAGTGGATGGTCCGCAATATCAAGCCTGGCAATTAACGGAGAACAATCATGAAAAAGCTCGTCATTCTCGTCGCCGCCCTCTTTGTAAGTGCGTGTGCTGCCAACGAACCTCGACCCTCAGGTTTTTCGGGGTCGATGGATCGTTCCAATCCACTTCAATTGACGCTAGGAGCGTCGAATATTGCCCGGATTACTTTTGAAGGCAAGACTTACGAGGGAGAGCGGGAAAGCATCCAGTGCACGATTGATTCGTGCCCTGACAAATACCGCATTCTTACGAAAAAGCATCGGGCACATTCGCGAGGTCGATCGGCGACGTTAAAAGCGCCTGATGGATCGCAACTACGGTGCGAATGGATCAGCCATCAAACTGAAAATGAGGGTGTGTGCATTGCACCGGATGGCCGAAAGATGGCGTTAAGCAGTTCTAACTAGTCTGCTCGATTCGTTGTTTGGCGGAAGCTGCGCGAAAGTATGCTTCCGCCATTTTATTACTTCGTGGCTGTCTGCTTTCGAGCGTACTTGCGTCGTTAGGCGCTGTTGGTTAGCGGTCCGCTTCGGCCGAGAACCGGCTTTTTCCCCCATTAACCATCGCGTTTATGCCAGCCTTTCAGAGCCCCTGAGCGCGCGCGGCGAGGCGGAACACGCAGGACGCGCCACCGGCTGGCGGCAGGTGCGTCCTGCATAAGGATCAGGGCTTGTCGTCGGCGAGATACGCCCGAACCGCCGCCTCGAACGACGCATCCCCCTTGAAGCCCATCGCCAGCGCGCGCTTGGGGTTCCAGCAGGCCGGCCAGCTGCCGACGATGCGCTGGATCGTCGCATCGTGCTCCCAGCGGATATGCGCCACCGCCGCCTCGCCGGCGACCGTCCGCAGCGCATCGATCATCTCGCTGACGGAGACATTAACGCCTGGCAGATTGACCATGCGATTCAGCTCGAAGCCGTCGGACGGCAGATTGTGCGCCCAGATCATGTTTTCAATCACCTGGCGCGGGGACAGCAGCCACAGGCGGGTATCCGGCGTCACCGGGCAGACCGTGTCCTCACCGTTGAGCGGCTCACGGATAATGCCGCTGGCAAACGACGAAGCGGCCTTGTTCGGCTTGCCGGGCCGCACCGAAATGGTCGGCAGGCGCAGCCCGCGGCCGTCGATGAAGCCTTTGCGGCTGAAATCGGACAGCATCAACTCGCCGATCGCCTTCTGGATGCCGTAGGACGACTTCGGATTGAGCGCCGTATCGTCCTGGACGACCGCCGGCAGCGGACCACCATAGACAGCGACCGAACTCGCGAACAGGACCTTGGGGCGCTGGCCGAGACGCCGGCAACGCTCCAGCAATACGCGGAAGGCATCGACGTTGATGCGCATGCCAAGATCGAAATCGGCTTCGGCCTGGCTGCTGACGATCGCCGCCAGATGGAACACCGACGTCGTCTGCGCATCGAGTGCGCGGGCAAGGTCGCTCTCGTTGCCGATATCGCCGGTCACGACAGTCACGCGCGGATCGGAAAAATCCGGCGCCGGCACGATATCGAAAAGGAACAGCCGGTCGATCTTCGTTTCGACGCCATCGGCATTTTTGAGCGAGCCCTTCTCGAGCAGTCGCCGTGCCAGTTTCTGCCCAAGAAAACCGGCACCGCCGGTGATCAGGACATTCATGGTTTCCCCTTGTACGGTGCGAACCAGCCGAGCCCGTCCTCGGTCTTGCCGCGCGGGCGATACTCGCAGCCGACGTAACCGGTGTATCCGGAATCGTCGAGCAACTGGTAGAGGTGCGGGAAGTTCAGCTCGCCTTCGTCCGGCTCATGCCGGTCGGGTACGCTGGCAATCTGGATGTGGCCGATATGCGGGGAGTATTTCTGGAAGGTCTTGGTCAGATCGCCTTCCATGATCTGTGCATGGTAGAAATCCATCTGCACCTTCAGGTTCGGCGCGCCGACTTCCTCGCGAATCGCATGGCCGTCAGCTTGCATGCTGAGGAAGTACCCCGGCATGTCACGGCTGTTGATCGGTTCGATCACCAGCGTCAGCCCGTGCCTGGCCAGTTCCCCGGCGGCATGGCGCAGGTTCTCGACATACACCGCCCGATGTTGCGCCCGGTCGGCGCCGGCCGGGAAGAGCCCCGCCATCGCATGGATCGTCGGCGTGCCCAGCGACAGCGCATAGTCGATCGCCTTCGCGACACCGGCACGGAATTCGGCTTCGCGTCCGGGAATCGACGCCATGCCCCGTTCACCCGCTGCCCAATTCCCCGGCGGCATGTTGAAGAGCGCGTTCTTCAGCCCGTTGTCCTTGAGCCAGGCCGTCACTTCCGCGACCGTGTAGTCGTACGGAAAGAGAAATTCAACCGCCTTGAATCCCGCCTTCGCCGCCGCCGCAAAGCGCTCCGGAAACGGCACTTCGGTAAACATCATCGACAAGTTCGCTGCAAATTTCGGCATTTTCTTTCCTTTCCCAGTCTCAAATATCCAGTTTGAATGCGGTTTTCAGTTCGTCGATCTGCGCCGCGTTCAGGCAGTTCGTCGCCCGCCCCTGCAGCAGCAGGAAGATCTTCGCCGTCTCTTCGAGCTCCTCGCTCGCGTAGATCGCCCCTTCCAGGTCCGGACCCGACACCACCGGACCGTGGTTCGACAGCAGCACCGCGCTGTGCTTCGCCGCCAGCCCCCGGATCACGTCGCCCAGCGCCTTGTCGCCCGGCCGGTGGTACGCCACCAGCGGCAGCCGCCCGATCTTCATGACGAAGTACGGCGTCAGCGGCGGCATGCAACTGTCCGCATCCAGACCCGCCAGGCACGACACCGCCGCCGAGTGCGTCGAGTGCAGGTGCACGATCGCCCCCGCCTGCGGCCGCACTTCGTACATCGACCGGTGCAGGAAGGCTTCCTTCGACGGCGCATCGCCCGCCAGCACCTGTCCGTTCCAGTCCAGCTTCGAGATCCGCGCCGGGTCGAGTTCGCCCAAGCACGAGTTCGTCGGCGTCAGCAGCCAGCCGTCTTCCAGCCGCACGCTGATGTTGCCGCTGCTCCCCGCCGTCAGCCCGCGCTCGTATAACGACCGCGAGAGTCGCGCGATCTTGTCGCGTTCGCGCGTTTCCGCGCTTTGAATGTGTGCACTCATGCTGACAGCTTGCTCCACGCTTTAAGGAAGAAGTCCGGCGTGCCGAAGTTCCCCGATTTCAATGCCAGCGCCAGCGGCTTCTCCCGCGCTTCGCCGCCGATGCCCGTCGTCCATGGCACGCCCGGATCGATCTCCGGCCCGATGCGCAGACCGCTCACGCCCAGCGCTTTCACCACCGCGCCCGAGGTCTCGCCGCCGGCGACGATCAGTTGCCCGACGCCCTTGGCCACCAGCCCTTGCGCGATCTTCGCCAGACAGTCTTCGACG
The uncultured Propionivibrio sp. DNA segment above includes these coding regions:
- a CDS encoding P-II family nitrogen regulator, whose amino-acid sequence is MKEIKAVVKPTRIAAVLQVLKSVAERSSSKGACQHIAVSQVVHPLTPRDHGQPQYSMELAEPVLAYYRVEFVCTDDTVMPVVASIKKAAYTGQPDAGWIVVTETHAIEHIS
- the denD gene encoding D-erythronate dehydrogenase; the encoded protein is MNVLITGGAGFLGQKLARRLLEKGSLKNADGVETKIDRLFLFDIVPAPDFSDPRVTVVTGDIGNESDLARALDAQTTSVFHLAAIVSSQAEADFDLGMRINVDAFRVLLERCRRLGQRPKVLFASSVAVYGGPLPAVVQDDTALNPKSSYGIQKAIGELMLSDFSRKGFIDGRGLRLPTISVRPGKPNKAASSFASGIIREPLNGEDTVCPVTPDTRLWLLSPRQVIENMIWAHNLPSDGFELNRMVNLPGVNVSVSEMIDALRTVAGEAAVAHIRWEHDATIQRIVGSWPACWNPKRALAMGFKGDASFEAAVRAYLADDKP
- the otnI gene encoding 2-oxo-tetronate isomerase encodes the protein MPKFAANLSMMFTEVPFPERFAAAAKAGFKAVEFLFPYDYTVAEVTAWLKDNGLKNALFNMPPGNWAAGERGMASIPGREAEFRAGVAKAIDYALSLGTPTIHAMAGLFPAGADRAQHRAVYVENLRHAAGELARHGLTLVIEPINSRDMPGYFLSMQADGHAIREEVGAPNLKVQMDFYHAQIMEGDLTKTFQKYSPHIGHIQIASVPDRHEPDEGELNFPHLYQLLDDSGYTGYVGCEYRPRGKTEDGLGWFAPYKGKP
- the otnC gene encoding 3-oxo-tetronate 4-phosphate decarboxylase, whose protein sequence is MSAHIQSAETRERDKIARLSRSLYERGLTAGSSGNISVRLEDGWLLTPTNSCLGELDPARISKLDWNGQVLAGDAPSKEAFLHRSMYEVRPQAGAIVHLHSTHSAAVSCLAGLDADSCMPPLTPYFVMKIGRLPLVAYHRPGDKALGDVIRGLAAKHSAVLLSNHGPVVSGPDLEGAIYASEELEETAKIFLLLQGRATNCLNAAQIDELKTAFKLDI